A genome region from Camelina sativa cultivar DH55 chromosome 10, Cs, whole genome shotgun sequence includes the following:
- the LOC104720396 gene encoding putative plant UBX domain-containing protein 14, with product MENETFDHKQRQLISSFINITACQNEEIAIHFLEATMWKLDDAINLFLISYHQSPCCQDAFMCPTSVAVCPEDVWDDSTPEKPSDSRLSSLYRPPLDLLFNGSFEEAKSTSSREDLWLLVNLQSTTEFASHTLNRDVWSNDAVSQAIGGMIEAHGFLEDLMKYRDVGPHEHVASLTSNKRIKTEKICFESSQADDDHHGMSTFWEDDRFVTPPPSWGIEFEETCLSSDDMFEFPVLTEEPKGDCDRSLLCSLCIRFPDGRRMQRKFLKSEPIQLLWSFCYSNMEESEKRAFKLVQAIPGATKTLDYGAKATFDQSGIDNSIVSVTWE from the exons ATGGAGAATGAAACGTTTGACCACAAACAGAGACAACTAATATCGTCTTTCATCAATATAACCGCATGTCAGAATGAGGAAATCGCAATCCACTTCCTTGAAGCAACAATGTGGAAACTGGATGATGCCATTAACCTCTTTCTCATCTCTTATCATCAATCTCCGTGTTGTCAAGATGCTTTCATGTGTCCAACTTCGGTCGCAGTATGTCCTGAAGATGTCTGGGACGACTCGACACCAGAAAAACCGTCAGATTCTAGGTTATCTTCCTTGTACCGTCCTCCTCTGGATCTGCTTTTCAATGGTTCCTTTGAAGAGGCAAAATCAACTTCCTCTAGAGAGGATCTCTGGTTGCTCGTAAACCTCCAATCAACTACAGAGTTTGCTTCTCACACTCTTAACCGAGATGTATGGTCAAACGATGCCGTGTCTCAAGCCATCGG CGGTATGATTGAAGCTCATGGTTTTCTCGAGGATCTGATGAAGTACAGGGATGTTGGTCCTCACGAACACGTTGCATCTCTGACAAGCAACAAACgtatcaaaacagagaagatttGCTTTGAAAGCAGCCAGGCTGACGACGACCATCATGGCATGTCTACGTTTTGGGAAGATGATCGCTTTGtgactcctcctccttcttGGGGTATTGAATTTGAAGAGACTTGTCTGTCAAGCGATGACATGTTTGAGTTCCCGGTATTGACAGAAGAGCCAAAAGGAGACTGTGATCGAAGCCTTTTATGCAGTCTGTGCATTCGATTTCCAGATGGGAGAAGAATGCAGAGGAAGTTTCTCAAGAGCGAACCGATTCAGCTTCTCTGGTCTTTCTGTTATTCTAACATGGAGGAATCAGAGAAAAGAGCGTTCAAGCTTGTGCAGGCGATTCCTGGTGCTACTAAGACTCTAGATTATGGAGCTAAAGCCACGTTTGATCAATCTGGGATTGATAATTCGATAGTCTCGGTTACTTGGGAGTGA
- the LOC104719025 gene encoding polyadenylate-binding protein-interacting protein 2-like isoform X2, whose protein sequence is MSAMVDRRLLSTLNPNAPVFDPVGFREVEDFSPKWWDLVTTSKWFRDFWLSSNSEYEFDDGDDDFSVFEEEFEEMVASSDGGSMVDSVTDVAKYLKMLLNMAETTKEKLNRSKLSLMSSCSPKCSQKKKYVNPNFSCRRNHHIYQPR, encoded by the exons ATGTCGGCGATGGTAGATCGGAGGTTGTTATCGACGCTAAACCCGAACGCGCCGGTGTTCGATCCGGTTGGATTTCGTGAGGTCGAGGATTTTTCACCCAAGTGGTGGGATCTGGTGACGACGTCAAAATGGTTCCGTGACTTCTGGCTGAGTTCCAACTCTGAGTACGAGTTCGACGACGGCGACgatgatttctctgtttttgaagAAGAGTTCGAGGAGATGGTCGCTTCTTCCGATGGTGGATCTATGGTTGATTCAGTTACCG ATGTTGCTAAGTATTTGAAGATGCTTCTGAACATGGCGGAGACTACGAAAGAGAAGCTGAACAGATCAAAGTTGTCGTTGATGTCGTCATGTTCACCAAAGTGTAGCCAGAAGAAGAAGTACGTGAATCCAAACTTCAGTTGTCGCCGTAATCATCACATCTATCAGCCACGGTGA
- the LOC104720395 gene encoding uncharacterized protein LOC104720395 has protein sequence MAQLLINRIFKPSVCKNFLRHTNVRMFSSTTHFSSTPAYPFLLIDYILNIADSSLDGRVTTQNYSSKGKKVYINDEKLSEEVCDAMTVGFSRDGLELELESYISYSDDEELIINYNPSNPKLEDVTVHLPSLPTDTEIQNLVMSSLPVRDKDWVVGVKLSGSRLSLCRPFGSSKWININTMPQCINPFSTLMFSKTDQRFYIPSIGGNYLCYLDLNSKEDEKPKFIDMEFDNLPKSVYEELAEVSSCSRTEHLVESPTGQLFLVKWYGKDMKDYENDLIHVTEKFMVFRAGEESDEYGKTMIYTEDIGDLCIFVGRGEAYCVPASFSHGLKPNCIYFVGHNFGVYDLATKTCTTLYIEDYKPLRKLDFPYWPPPNN, from the exons ATGGCGCAGCTTTTAATCAACCGAATCTTCAAACCATCTGTCTGCAAAAACTTTCTC AGACACACAAACGTTCGTATGTTCTCATCTACAACTCACTTCTCATCTACACCAGCCTACCCGTTTCTGTTGATTGACTACATCCTTAACATCGCAGACTCTTCTCTGGATGGTCGTGTAACAACACAAAATTATTCCTCCAAGGGAAAGAAAGTCTATATTAACGACGAGAAACTCAGTGAGGAGGTCTGTGATGCGATGACTGTCGGCTTTTCACGTGATGGACTAGAACTAGAACTAGAATCCTATATTTCGTACAGTGACGACGAGGAACTTATCATCAACTATAATCCCTCGAACCCCAAACTTGAAGACGTGACCGTTCATCTACCTTCTCTACCCACCGATACCGAAATCCAAAACCTGGTCATGTCCTCTTTACCTGTCCGAGATAAAGATTGGGTAGTGGGTGTCAAGTTATCAGGATCTCGGTTGAGTCTCTGTAGGCCTTTTGGCAGCTCTAAATGGATCAACATCAACACCATGCCTCAGTGTATAAACCCTTTTTCGACCCTCATGTTCTCCAAGACAGATCAAAGGTTCTACATTCCAAGTATTGGAGGCAACTACTTGTGCTACTTGGATCTCAACTCTAAGGAGGATGAGAAACCCAAGTTCATCGACATGGAATTTGACAATCTTCCAAAGTCTGTGTATGAGGAGTTGGCTGAAGTGAGTTCATGTTCTAGGACAGAGCATCTTGTGGAGTCACCCACCGGCCAACTTTTCCTCGTCAAGTG GTACGGTAAGGACATGAAGGATTATGAAAACGATCTGATACATGTAACAGAAAAGTTCATGGTGTTTAGAGCAGGTGAGGAATCGGACGAGTATGGAAAGACTATGATCTACACAGAAGATATTGGAGatctttgcatttttgttggaCGTGGTGAGGCTTACTGTGTCCCGGCAAGTTTTTCCCATGGACTCAAGCCTAACTGCATCTATTTTGTTGGCCATAACTTTGGTGTTTACGATCTCGCCACCAAAACCTGCACTACCTTGTACATAGAAGATTACAAACCATTAAGGAAGTTGGACTTCCCTTACTGGCCTCCTCCTAATAATTAA
- the LOC104719023 gene encoding defensin-like protein 21 has translation MLRLMIIYLVLFATIVLCMGSNKIDGETNIAPWVYEIKSRCCKEHRSLERCLPGIDDNPDKNGKCWIYCVQECKRGGFCKRFGKKHICHCCCSVS, from the exons ATGTTAAGACTAatgattatttatttggttttatttgcAACTATTGTGTTATGCATGG GTTCTAACAAAATAGATGGAGAAACAAACATCGCACCATGGGTATACGAAATCAAGTCAAGATGTTGTAAAGAACATCGAAGTCTCGAAAGATGTCTTCCAGGGATAGATGATAATCCtgataaaaatggaaaatgctGGATATATTGCGTTCAAGAATGCAAAAGAGGTGGCTTTTGCAAacgttttggaaaaaaacatatatgtcaTTGCTGTTGTTCGGTTTCATAG
- the LOC104719025 gene encoding polyadenylate-binding protein-interacting protein 2-like isoform X1, translating to MSAMVDRRLLSTLNPNAPVFDPVGFREVEDFSPKWWDLVTTSKWFRDFWLSSNSEYEFDDGDDDFSVFEEEFEEMVASSDGGSMVDSVTETDVAKYLKMLLNMAETTKEKLNRSKLSLMSSCSPKCSQKKKYVNPNFSCRRNHHIYQPR from the exons ATGTCGGCGATGGTAGATCGGAGGTTGTTATCGACGCTAAACCCGAACGCGCCGGTGTTCGATCCGGTTGGATTTCGTGAGGTCGAGGATTTTTCACCCAAGTGGTGGGATCTGGTGACGACGTCAAAATGGTTCCGTGACTTCTGGCTGAGTTCCAACTCTGAGTACGAGTTCGACGACGGCGACgatgatttctctgtttttgaagAAGAGTTCGAGGAGATGGTCGCTTCTTCCGATGGTGGATCTATGGTTGATTCAGTTACCG AAACAGATGTTGCTAAGTATTTGAAGATGCTTCTGAACATGGCGGAGACTACGAAAGAGAAGCTGAACAGATCAAAGTTGTCGTTGATGTCGTCATGTTCACCAAAGTGTAGCCAGAAGAAGAAGTACGTGAATCCAAACTTCAGTTGTCGCCGTAATCATCACATCTATCAGCCACGGTGA